AAGATCGCGCAGCGCAGCTCGGGGGCGCCGGCGTCCTCCTTTCGGGCGGCGTCCGGGGCGTCCGCGCCGTCGTGGAGATAGAGCCACAGCTCGTACGGGCCCCGGTCGCCGGCGTGCTGGAAGGCGTTGGTGGCCAGCTCGCTGACCATGAGCCGGGCGTCCGCGATGAGATCGGCGGAGGCGCCGAGCGCCTCCAACGCCTGGGCCAGCGTCACCCGGGCCTCCCGTACGCCGCCGGGCCCGCCCGGCAGCTCCCAGGCCCAGCCCGGAGGGCGCCGCCCGGCGGCGTCGTCCGTGGGGGCGGCGGCCTGGTCGGTGGTCTC
The DNA window shown above is from Thermomonospora umbrina and carries:
- a CDS encoding ATP-binding protein; its protein translation is MSTQLEATPVQTPPETTDQAAAPTDDAAGRRPPGWAWELPGGPGGVREARVTLAQALEALGASADLIADARLMVSELATNAFQHAGDRGPYELWLYLHDGADAPDAARKEDAGAPELRCAIFDRLGDTRLPGYSWTSGDCGRGLSIVRELSGGRWGTSRERSRCGDGAPGKAVWFVLPPDEKGLGVPAPFDPGDELG